CCAAAACAAACTGTCTTCAGCGAGTTTAGATAATATCAGCGGAGATTTAATGTTTTTTACAGGAAACTTGAAATTGAATACGGGTGTAAACAACTTAAATGTTGTGTTAAAACACCGCTTCAGTCAGATTATCACGACCTTGACAATGGATCCGAACATGACCGGTGCAATCACCAAACTTGAAAATGCAGTCTTTAAACCAAGCCATTCTACAGCGAATTTCAAACTATCGGATGAGGCTCTTACTTACAATGGACTGAACAATGCGGGTGTATTGACACAATTTCCGAGCTTAGGAACAGGCTTACGTACAGTAGTTAGTTCTCCTTCCCTATTGATTCATCCTGGGACTAGCACCGGAACACTTAACTTAGGAACGCTGACGATCGATGGTGAAACCAAGTCAAATGTTAGCATCCCAAATGTAAAGATCAATCCAGGACAGAGATATGACCTCAAACTTAACTTCAAAACCTGTACACAGAACGTGACAAGTGATGGACTAAACTGGAGTTATCCTGAAACCACTTCCGGTCGCAGAAAAGGAATTATAAAAGATGGTACATTCTATGCAAATGGCAGTACGATTGAACGCAGCTTCACCGCACCGGTAGCAGATTATGGTTTTGTATTTGATATTACTGAATTGGACAACGCTTTCAATATGGAGGTAAATGGTATCAAATTGGCGAAACAGGAAATTCAATTCCAGAATGCAGGCGCATCTTCAACGCAAAATATCCAGTTTGCTGACGGTAGTAAATATGAAGGCACGGATGTTCAAACAAATAAAAGAGTCGGTAACATCTATGACTTAAGAGGTACAGCAACAAAACCGTTGATAAAACTTGTGATCAGCAGAACTGGCCAGGTGACTATGTTTGGTAGCAAGACCTCCGGTGGTGAGTTGTATCCACTTGTATTAACCAATGGTAATGCATTCAATACTTTCCCATGGAATGGTACACAAAGTAATGCAGTGAAAGTTACCCAACTGGTAGATGGTAGAACAGTGATTAAAGGTGTGGGTGCCGGCAAGAAGAAAATACCTTGTAATTAATTACTAGGGTATACATTATAAACGCAGCTCCATAACGTATCTATGACATGCCAGCGATAACAACAATCGCACAGTCTATGAGGAATCGTTTCTGATACTGCATCACAACAAAGCCAGCAAAAAACATTTAATGTTTTTGCTGGCTTTGTTGTTTTTCTTTAGACCTCTTTCCCCAAGATCTTGGTCAGATGACTGACATCTGTCAATCCAAACTCATCAGCAATTTCCTTTAAAATCATTCGTCCAGCGGCAATGCGTTGCCGAATAAGTGTATTCCGATATTGGTGGATATAAGTCCTAATGGTCATACCAACCTGACGTTTGAAATAGGTACCCAAATAGTCAGCAGCAATATTGAAATGAGGGGCCATTACCTGAGATCTCAACAGGTTTGGCGTATATATATTTTTATGGATATAACAAAACATTGCCTGTAGGTCGCGACTTCTAGTACCATCCATCTGTAATTCGGGCATATTTCTCACCAGCAGCATTGAAATGCTGAGCAGCTGATGCCATATTAAATCTTGATTCGCAAAGATATCGTGTTTTAGGGAGGCAATCACATTAAACAACAGACGAACAGTCTGTAGATCAGCTGCAAGAATAGGGAAACCATGCTGATGAGTTTCCCTGCTTTTTATTAAATACTCCAATTGACGAGTTAAATGGCCCGATTCGGCCGTAGTCCGATAGATGTAAGCATCTGTAAATTTTAAATAAATAAAATGCGTCTCCTGCTTAATATCAAAATAGTGATACTCTTCTGGTCCGATAAAGAAAACAGTATCACTTTGATAAGGTACGGCATAGCCATTGATCACATGACTTCCCTCCCCACTCAAAATAAAGATAAGTTCGTAGTGATTGTGATTATGCTCCGGATGTGTCCAAGCGCTGGATTTAAATTCCGAGATCAGGATAGGTTCAAATTGTCGATAGCGTTCCATTCCAGAAATTTACAAAATTATAGCCGATTTTTACCTCTCTTCGATTCAAAGCAATGCTAATTTTGTCAAAAAGCAGTTTATATGAAAACTATAAAAAATACGGCATTGATTGTGGGCGCCAATGGTGTTATTAGCACAAATCTTATTGAACATCTTAGCAGTCTTGGAAACTGGGATATTATCGGTCTCTCCCGTCGTGGCGGGACCGATCATGACCAGATTCGTTATATCGCTGTAGATTTACTGGATTTAACAGACACGGTCAACAAACTAAGTGCATTGACCACTGTAACGCATATCTTTTATGCCGCTTATCAGGACAAAGACAGTTGGGCAGCATTGGTCGAGCCCAATTTGAGGATGTTGGTCAATGTAATAACGGCTATTGAGCCAGTAGCCAAATCCCTGCAACATGTTAGTCTTATGCAAGGTTATAAGGTTTATGGCGCCCACCTCGGCCCATTTAAAACACCGGCCAAAGAATCTGATGCTGGTCATATGCCACCCGAATTTAATACCAGCCAGCTACAATACCTTCAACAGCAACAAATTGGCAAACAGTGGACTTGGTCCGCTATCCGGCCATCGGTTGTGGGTGGAACGGCACCTGGAAACCCAATGAACCTTGCACTGTTGATAGCTGTATACGCTACTATTTCCAAGAAATTAAATATTCCGCTTCGTTTTCCAGGCAAAATTGGCGCATACCACACCTTACTCGAGATGACAGACGCTACTTTATTGGCAAAGGCAACTGTATGGGCAGCAACAGAACCTCAAGCGACCAACCAGGCGTTTAATATTAACAATGGAGATTTATTTCGCTGGAAAGATCTCTGGCCCAAAATTGCAAAATATTTTAATATGGAAGTCGACGCGCCCCTCCCCTTAAACCTACAAACTATGATGTCCGATAAAGAAAATATATGGGAAGACATACAGAAACAACAGGGATTGAATTATAATTATCAGGAAGTCTCCGCCTGGGCATTCGGCGACTTTGTCTTCTCTTGGGATTACGACTTTTTTGCGGACGGTAGCAAAGCACGAAGATTCGGTTTCCATGAATACATTGATACCGAGCAGATGTTTTTTCGGTTATTCGATGAGATGCGGAACAAACAGATCATTCCTTAAAGAGAAACCTGTTTCATGGTGGTCTTTATTGCTGCCATGAAACGGGAAATGAAGTCCAGCATTTCAAGCAGCTAGCTATTTGAAATATTAAAATGAAAAATTGATTTGTCTGGTTACAGACAACTGTAGATTTACATTCGTGACTGTATAGTCCTTTTTTGTCTCAAAAAAGTTCATTTTATTATTGATCATCATTCCGTAAGTGAAAGACCAATCATTCTTGGTGTAACTGGCCACTGTCCTGGCCAATACAGTTGGGTATACTTTAAAACGAAAGTTCCGAAAATTTTCGACATCGTTTCCAATGTTAAAACCAATCGTTGTATATGCCGTGATGAGCCAATGCTGACCCAGGGCCCAGGAATGTGCATACCCTCCTTGTGCTCCGACTTGAAGATTGTCAAGATTTTGCACAAAACTACCGTCAAGCCCTTCAAAATCCCGCAGTTGATGCCAATACACATTGGCTCCTAGCAGGAAGCTCCCTGCACTCTGAACCTGTTGCTCGCTTCGTTCAAAGGCTGCTTTTAATGAAAACCGCGTGTGATTGAACACATAGGTCTGCTCGAGTCCCATCTGATTGATTTTCATCGCAGGAAAAAGCTTAGTATTCTTTCCATCCACGGCAAAGAATCCTTTATAACGCTGAAAATAGATATCTGTTACAAATTTTCGACCATAGCGATGCACCTGAAAGTCTGTCGAACTCGTTTTACCGTATGTCTTGTCTTTTAATGAAACAATCTTTGTGCCCACAAGAAAATTAATCATTGTATTCCGGATCCCCAATCCCACTCCGATTTTCAAGGGGTTATTCGGTTCAAAAGTTTTATCTTCAGTGGTCATATTGACTGCGCTTGTAGAGAGATAACTCGTTATCCAGGATGCATTGGGATAGGTATAAATAAATGTTGTGTCTATCTCCTGCCCCTTCGTGTAATGACAGAATAAACATAGGATAAAGAACAGCAATAAATTCCTGCGCATCAATAATGGGCATAAAGTTTTCAATAGTACAATCTGTATGAATCTATCCAGTGAATATACAGCTTATCTCGTAAAAACAATGAGTTTCCGGCGAGGTCCTTATCACATTCTTTTTTTTCGAACCAAGAAATCCAATGAAATTAGAAAACAAAACAAACTAAATCAGTTAGATAAATAATTTAAAATATTTATTTTTAAATTATTGCAACCTAAATTTCACTTATGGGTCTTATTTGTCCGTGAACACAGAAACAGCTATACAACGTCAAGCAGACCGGGAACTAGTCTCTCAGATCCTCCAACGGGATCCGCATGCTTTCCGTAAGCTTATCGTTGATCATGAGAAGCTCGTCGCGCATTTGGTTTACAAAATGATCCCCGTCGCTGCAGATCGCCGGGACATTGTACAGGATGTCTATATTAAAGTTCACAATAATCTAAGACAATTCCGTTTTCAGAGCAAATTATCGACCTGGATCGGACAGATTACGTATAACACCTGTTTGCATTATCTTCAGAAAAAACGCCCTATCCTCATGGAAAGTTTTTTTGAAAATGCTGATTCGTCTTATACAGATTATAAAATGTTACAAGCAGCTAGCAACGAAACAGAAAATAGGCTTTTTGCTCGCGAACTCAGCCAGACAATAGCACAGGCTGTGGCACAGCTCTCCACATTATACCAAACCCTGATCGGATTACATTACCAACAGGAATTGAGTCTACAGGAGATTTCAGAAATCACACAATTACCGGAGGGTACCATAAAATCTTATTTGTTTCGCGCACGCAAGCAATTAAAAGATATTCTACTCAAATCACAAAAAAGAGAGGAACTATGAACAGTACACATTTAACAGAAGAACAGTTGCAGGCTCTTGCTGATTCCACTGACGATACAACAAGATTGGAAATGGATCATATTTCCACCTGTGCAGTATGCAGAATCAAATTTGAAAACTATCAGTTGATCAACTCTACTATCCAAGAATTACCCATAGCAAGCTTTGATCCTGATCTACCCGATTATATTGTCGGCATGCTAATCCCCAAAAAGGCTCCAATTCATTGGGCAGCCCTCCTTGTGGCAGCCTTAGGTGGTATATTGGTTACAGTTGCTGCTGTTATCTACGGGAAACAATTTATCACGTTATTTATTCAGCTTCCCAATATTTTACGCTATTGCTTTGCCCTCCTCCCACTTTCTTTAATCAGCGTACAGACCATACTATCCCTCATCAGATATCGACAAAAAATGAACACCATCATAAAAAAAACAGATTCCTTGCAACCTAAATTGGATTGGTGGGTCTGATATACTATAAAATCAATTGTATGAAACGCATTTTGAACTTAACATTGGTGCTGCTTACAGTCAACACTATGCCGACGATGGCTGCACAACAAGCTACTTCAGTGATGGAAGATAAGGAAGTTGTTTTTTTCTCGCTCAACGCGATTGCTGTTTTGCTGTCCATTTGGATTGCTTCCTCTTTTTTGCTTAAGCTCGTCAAGCTCTTCTTAAACGATCGTTTGCGCAGAACCCTGATTGAAAGGAATGCACCTTTGGAGATCGTTACTGAGATCCTTCCGAAAGAAAACAATATTGTAGAACTAGCCTTAAGCTGGTGCTGTGTATTATTTGCGGGATCTGTCGGACTCACGTTATGCTATTTTACCCAACCCCTTGGTTTTCACTCAGCCATTATCCTGAGTATGAGCTTAGCATTCGGTTTACTCGTTTACTATTTCATCCGTAAACATAAAAATCAATCATGAAAACAAATTACACCCTTATCGCAATAGCTATGCTATGTATTGGCTTATTCGTATCTGGTAAAAAGCTATTTGATCAATTTGCTCTCAATCATTCCAAGACTACTGTTATTTACAATGAAGTTGGCCCGCTCTGTACCTTAACGGCTAGTTTTCCAAAAGCAAAAACTGCATCAATTGGCCAATACATTAAATCCTGGAGCGAAGAAGCTGGTAAAGCTTTGGTTTTGTCAGGAGATACGGCGATATTATCATCCGTTAATGGCCCCCATTACAAGCTCTATATGGATGAAACAAACCTAAAAATCATCGCAAATCGCAATCAATTTGACCGGACTGCATATACCCTCATGAAAGACGACTACAAATTGCTTACAGATTTTATTACAAAGGGAAGTGAGCCAAGCAATTAAAAGATAAAACAGATGAAAATAACAACACAGCTTCTCGCCCTTAGTTTGAGTTTTGCCGTGTTTATTACCTCCAAAACTCAAGGCCAACAAAATCTACCTGTGATTCAGGCCAGCAAGCCTATGGTAAGTATCCGTGATGGAAAGTTATTAGCTAAGGATGTATGGAAATTAACCCCGACAACCGCACCTGATATTTACTATGCACAGGTGCCGAGAGCAGAACGTAAGATCACATTTATTACTGATAAGGATTCCATTTCTTTTACGACTACTTATGGTAAAACCTATGATTTTATTATATTAATGAACGGACAGGATCGTATTCTGACGCGCATATCGGCCAATTATGAGCAACTATTAAATCCGACCGTACGCTCTAAACCCGCGATACAATCGTCGGATACCATTCCCTTTTTTATGAAAAATAGTCGTCTTTATTTTAAGGGAAATCTCAATGGCTACAAAAACTTGACGATCATGTTTGATCTAGGGGCGGGTATCACCTGCCTCAGTGAGCAATCTCCTGCAAAAGCGGCCGTCAAATTTGATGGTCACATCAGCGTCCAGAATACGGATGGGACAAACAATGAACCCAGCGCCAGTACCAATAGTTTAGAAATTGGTGGATTACGCTGGGATAAAGTTCCGTTGGTACAAATCCGAAATCTAGCAGATGGTGAAGATATGATCATTGGAAATTCACTGTTCCGGGACAAGATTATCGAAGTTGATTACGAGAAAAAGATTATGATCCTAAGCGATCATATAAACAAGAATCTACAGGGTTATCAAGTTCACTATGTTGACTATTTCCAACATCGCCCCCGATTTGAAGTCAATATCAAAGTCGGAGAACGGGATTATCCCTTTCATTTTCTATTTGATACCGGTCGGGATGGCAGTATGCTTATTGGGGACGATTTTACAAATCGTTATCATCTCTGGAGCAAATATCATTCGTTATTTTCTTTTGGCAGAAAAAAGATCATTGTCATCCCGGAGCTCAAAATCGGGAGCCAGGTATTTAAAAACATTGTAACCAATACCAATAATCCCGATTATCCGAATGCCAAGCAAAGTTTATTGGGTAATAAAATATTAAATCAATTTAATTTTATCCTAGATAACCGCAGCGGCAAAATATATTTGAAAGCAAACAAATACCAAAATGACAACTACAGCGCATACAATGAGTTTAAGCTGGCAAGGATGTTAATTGTAATCTTGATTATCGGACTGTTGCTCTTTATAGGCTATCGTATCCGAAAGTCATATCTTCGAAAAAGGTCCTTGCTATAAACTCAATTTTCACGCTGCCTACATTTCAGGAAACCTATCTCCTACGAGATTAAGCAAGATATTAAATTCTAAATATGCTTTCAGATTGGCCAAAACGAGTGTAAACCCTTCGGTGCTATCGCGCACCTCAGCGATCAGCTTTTCGGGCGTATCATGTTTGATTTCATTGGTTACGGATACAAATGTTCCTCCTTTAATTTTATTGAATTTCCATTCAACAATGGAGGGGCTGTCGTGATTACGCCAATTGAAAATAATTTTTTGGTTTTCAACGATTTCCAGTACATCAACATTAACCTTATGGTTATACATCTCCCACTCCCATTCAATATTCTTTCCTTTTTCTAATTTTCCCGAACTCTTGGTAAACCAGATTTTAGTAGTAATCGCAGGGTCTACCATCGCTTGAAACACTTCAGCGACATCTTTCCGGATAAACATTTCTGCTTTTGCAAAATTCTTATTCATTTCTCTATATTTTGTGACGGATAATGTATCTATTTATTCAAATGGAGAACTCATCAAATTTCGATCAGTTTTAGGATGCGATATCTCTATCTATAATACATTTAAAAATAGTAATTTTCTTGACAAACAGATAATTCGTAAATATTGTGCAATCCATTGAGATTGACATCAGCCGACCATAAGCTGTTTAAATAACGTACAAAAGAACGATGTGATAAAGCTCGTTCTTTTGTATGTTAATTGCCTATAGTCACAAAATCATTTAATAAAGTGACACTACCAGGGACGATAAAAACTTCATCATAACCTTCCCCCCATTGTTCTTCACCAACAGAAAGTACACCAACGATGCGTTCTCCCGGCAAAAAGCTGTAATCTGTCAAATCTTTAAAAAAGCCTAAACGACCATATCTTCCGCTGTTTGGCAGGGCGGGAAAAATGTCTTCTGCGGTCCATTTTTTATAGGAATAAGGTACTATATTTTTTCCCTTCCTGACTACATCATAAGTATAAATTTTCCCTTCTGGCAGTGGGGGTAATTCAACGGTCACAAATGATTGTGATAGGGGTATGCTAACTCTTAGTTCTGGACTTAAATGTGTCACTTCTTCTGTCATTTGGTCCCGTATGTAAAAAACGAGATCCACATCCCCGCCTAAAAACGTACTTTGTCCAAATTCGATTACGGGTTTGAATTTGAAAGTCAATGACATACCTTTTGGATTTTTTAAAGCAGGTAATGTCATGTTCTCAAGCACCTTTTCTCCATCCAACAAGAATTTCAGTGTCTTATTTGAATCGGCATCCATGAGTGTTTTGGTAAAAATCACCTCATTCTTACCTTTAATTTTGACCGAAAGCTCTCTTTTTTGATCTTTATCTAGGGGAATTTCTAATTTACGGGTAAGTTGTCCCCCAGAAAAGGTTTGAGCGACTATTTTCCCATCTATGAAAAATTCTACATCCCTATCAATTGGATTTACATATAAATTGTAAAATATACTTTTATCATATATTTTGCCATTATCATACAATATTCCAATTTGATGATTGAAAATAGCAGGGTCAATGTCATAACTTCTTAATATTGTAGTTTTCCCTTTTTCTCGAACTTGAACTTTTTGATCTCCTTTTACAATATTTACTTTCATTGATTTGGGAAATGTGTGAGATGCTCCTTTTGTGCTGTCTAAAATCACATTATTATAGACAAATTCCAAGGGTACTGAAGTAGACCCATTAAAGGTTACTTCCACAATCTTCGCACTAGCCGCGTCATAAAGCTCTCCTTTCTGACAGGCCTGTAAGAAAATTAAGAAGAATCCTAAAAGGCTTATTAGTCTAATTAATGCTTTATTGTTGGTTTTCATTTAGATGATTTACTTTTAGAATATGTTATGGCATTCAATTGTATTCAAATTTTAACAGTGTACAAATCTATTACCATATTCATTGGTTGCAAAAAACCGGGTGGCGATTAAATCATCACCACCCGATAAATATTTTAAATCTACAAAAGCTTAATAGTTAAATTTTGCCCAAGTATATGTAAGACCTGGATTAAATCCAGCTTTATTAAAGAACGGTTGTGGAATACCAAATGCTGGAGCAGGAGCGCCGACCGGAGCAATTGTATTACTGCCCAAATCATTGTAACCCGCAGTTGCAGCCAAGGTAAATCCATGTATTGAAGTACTTTGAACACTGGTTGAAGCAGCAGTTGCATCACTATTGATTTGCAATCCTGTTTTATAACCTGTAATTTTTGAGTTTACTAAAGCTAATTCTGCACCACGACGCACAAACACACCAGATTTGAAACCAGGGGCAGTGATGCCAGTCTCATCCTCCGTACCAATAATGCGAACATTGCTGAATGTAGGTTTTGTTTTCGGCGTTAAAGTGAATCCGGTCGGATGGTTATCAATTTCAGAACCATTTGAATCACTGTTTGCAGGATTTGAACTCGAAGCACTATGTGAAGATGTTTTATTTGCAATTGCAATTGAGTTCGATATTGTACCTTGATAACCTAGGTCAAAATCAAACTGATCATCATCATTGGAGAACGCAACAAGATCAGAAGCATTCACACGACCTCCGAAAAATTCGAAACCATCATCCAAACCCCAAGCTACCTCCACATTGTTTAAAACTGTACCCGAACCAACAGCACCCAAAGTCAAACCATTGACCTCATTGTCAGCAGACAATTTGTATCCAGCGTACTCAATACGTACATATCTAAACACACCACTACTTTCGGCATTGTTGGCGTCTGTGTTACTTCCATAATAATTTGCAGGAATATCTTGCAATCCTTCGATCAATTTGCTACCATTATTTGTAGGCTCATTCGTACGTGCATTTCCCAAGATAATTACACCACCAAAATCAC
The window above is part of the Sphingobacterium sp. ML3W genome. Proteins encoded here:
- a CDS encoding retropepsin-like aspartic protease, giving the protein MKITTQLLALSLSFAVFITSKTQGQQNLPVIQASKPMVSIRDGKLLAKDVWKLTPTTAPDIYYAQVPRAERKITFITDKDSISFTTTYGKTYDFIILMNGQDRILTRISANYEQLLNPTVRSKPAIQSSDTIPFFMKNSRLYFKGNLNGYKNLTIMFDLGAGITCLSEQSPAKAAVKFDGHISVQNTDGTNNEPSASTNSLEIGGLRWDKVPLVQIRNLADGEDMIIGNSLFRDKIIEVDYEKKIMILSDHINKNLQGYQVHYVDYFQHRPRFEVNIKVGERDYPFHFLFDTGRDGSMLIGDDFTNRYHLWSKYHSLFSFGRKKIIVIPELKIGSQVFKNIVTNTNNPDYPNAKQSLLGNKILNQFNFILDNRSGKIYLKANKYQNDNYSAYNEFKLARMLIVILIIGLLLFIGYRIRKSYLRKRSLL
- a CDS encoding sigma-70 family RNA polymerase sigma factor, producing MNTETAIQRQADRELVSQILQRDPHAFRKLIVDHEKLVAHLVYKMIPVAADRRDIVQDVYIKVHNNLRQFRFQSKLSTWIGQITYNTCLHYLQKKRPILMESFFENADSSYTDYKMLQAASNETENRLFARELSQTIAQAVAQLSTLYQTLIGLHYQQELSLQEISEITQLPEGTIKSYLFRARKQLKDILLKSQKREEL
- a CDS encoding SDR family oxidoreductase, with product MKTIKNTALIVGANGVISTNLIEHLSSLGNWDIIGLSRRGGTDHDQIRYIAVDLLDLTDTVNKLSALTTVTHIFYAAYQDKDSWAALVEPNLRMLVNVITAIEPVAKSLQHVSLMQGYKVYGAHLGPFKTPAKESDAGHMPPEFNTSQLQYLQQQQIGKQWTWSAIRPSVVGGTAPGNPMNLALLIAVYATISKKLNIPLRFPGKIGAYHTLLEMTDATLLAKATVWAATEPQATNQAFNINNGDLFRWKDLWPKIAKYFNMEVDAPLPLNLQTMMSDKENIWEDIQKQQGLNYNYQEVSAWAFGDFVFSWDYDFFADGSKARRFGFHEYIDTEQMFFRLFDEMRNKQIIP
- a CDS encoding AraC family transcriptional regulator; this translates as MERYRQFEPILISEFKSSAWTHPEHNHNHYELIFILSGEGSHVINGYAVPYQSDTVFFIGPEEYHYFDIKQETHFIYLKFTDAYIYRTTAESGHLTRQLEYLIKSRETHQHGFPILAADLQTVRLLFNVIASLKHDIFANQDLIWHQLLSISMLLVRNMPELQMDGTRSRDLQAMFCYIHKNIYTPNLLRSQVMAPHFNIAADYLGTYFKRQVGMTIRTYIHQYRNTLIRQRIAAGRMILKEIADEFGLTDVSHLTKILGKEV
- a CDS encoding DUF4421 family protein, which produces MRRNLLLFFILCLFCHYTKGQEIDTTFIYTYPNASWITSYLSTSAVNMTTEDKTFEPNNPLKIGVGLGIRNTMINFLVGTKIVSLKDKTYGKTSSTDFQVHRYGRKFVTDIYFQRYKGFFAVDGKNTKLFPAMKINQMGLEQTYVFNHTRFSLKAAFERSEQQVQSAGSFLLGANVYWHQLRDFEGLDGSFVQNLDNLQVGAQGGYAHSWALGQHWLITAYTTIGFNIGNDVENFRNFRFKVYPTVLARTVASYTKNDWSFTYGMMINNKMNFFETKKDYTVTNVNLQLSVTRQINFSF
- a CDS encoding SRPBCC family protein, whose translation is MNKNFAKAEMFIRKDVAEVFQAMVDPAITTKIWFTKSSGKLEKGKNIEWEWEMYNHKVNVDVLEIVENQKIIFNWRNHDSPSIVEWKFNKIKGGTFVSVTNEIKHDTPEKLIAEVRDSTEGFTLVLANLKAYLEFNILLNLVGDRFPEM